In Colias croceus chromosome 12, ilColCroc2.1, one genomic interval encodes:
- the LOC123696240 gene encoding uncharacterized protein LOC123696240, whose translation MEIMIYYTTLLCLLSTFAKTQYPPYYQNQLRTYDHYDIGPMDNMYDDYDDSSECECSCQICEDIKPCCRNVCVNCFQQPQSSIVIVPYPYPLIISTKQKETASTPQATEQTIAPQVTEQAATEAPPDPEPKIETTLSTTTTTLEPETSPPELLRNKDAYINDIIAKAPHINDRNKFVLTSLRRTKPNWMPKYGIVPIPENLAEKLMLQLRSMRVLHPRKETFKATDTLSSLEKA comes from the exons ATGGAAATAATG ATATACTACACCACATTGTTATGTCTGCTGTCTACATTTGCAAAGACGCAATATCCACCCTACTACCAAAATCAATTGCGCACTTATGACCACTACGATATAGGACCGATGGACAATATGTATGACGACTACGATGACTCCTCAGAATGCGAATGTTCCTGTCAAATTTGCGAAGACATCAAGCCATGCTGCAGGAATGTGTGCGTCAACTGCTTCCAACAACCACAATCAAGCATTGTCATAGTGCCATACCCTTATCCTTTGATCATTTCAACTAAACAAAAAGAAACCGCTAGTACACCACAAGCTACAGAACAAACTATTGCACCACAAGTAACAGAACAGGCAGCAACTGAAGCACCCCCAGATCCAGAACCAAAGATAGAAACAACTCTTTCAACGACCACTACCACACTAGAGCCTGAAACATCACCACCAGAACTATTACGAAATAAGGATGCATATATCAACGATATTATAGCTAAAGCGCCACACATAAATGATAGAAATAAATTCGTATTAACGTCGTTACGTCGAACGAAACCAAATTGGATGCCGAAGTACGGAATCGTGCCTATACCGGAGAATTTGGCTGAAAAATTGATGTTACAGCTACGTAGCATGCGGGTGTTGCATCCACGGAAGGAAACTTTCAAAGCTACAGACACGCTTTCATCGTTGGAAAAAGCTTAA